In Thermocrinis minervae, a single genomic region encodes these proteins:
- a CDS encoding NAD(P)H-dependent oxidoreductase — MKALVIYAHPNPKSFNHAILERVQKTLESLGVEYMVRDLYSVGFNPVLSAEDFISLQQGKVLEDVKREQDYIRSSDFLIFIFPMWWYSFPAILKGYIDRVFSYGFAYEERDSGLVGLLGDKKALFFVTLGGSQEDYKDFAQCLKQTFSATLGFCGVDVKGVEFFYSVPYVSDEERKGYLNKVEEVLKNLLK, encoded by the coding sequence ATGAAAGCTCTTGTGATCTATGCTCATCCAAATCCAAAGAGCTTTAACCATGCCATATTGGAGAGGGTACAAAAGACCTTAGAATCTTTAGGTGTTGAGTACATGGTCAGGGATCTTTACAGCGTCGGTTTTAACCCGGTGCTTTCAGCTGAGGACTTTATAAGCCTGCAACAAGGAAAGGTCCTAGAGGATGTCAAGAGAGAACAAGATTACATAAGGTCTTCGGACTTTCTCATCTTTATCTTTCCCATGTGGTGGTACAGCTTCCCAGCCATCCTCAAGGGATACATAGATAGAGTGTTTTCCTACGGCTTTGCTTATGAAGAGAGAGATTCAGGGCTTGTGGGACTCCTCGGAGATAAGAAAGCTCTATTTTTTGTAACACTTGGTGGATCCCAGGAGGACTACAAAGACTTTGCTCAGTGTTTGAAGCAGACCTTTTCGGCCACTCTTGGTTTCTGTGGTGTAGATGTTAAGGGTGTGGAGTTCTTCTACTCGGTGCCCTACGTCAGCGACGAAGAGAGAAAGGGCTACCTGAACAAGGTTGAGGAGGTGCTCAAAAATCTTTTAAAATAA
- a CDS encoding DJ-1/PfpI family protein codes for MKKVLIITGDAAETLEVFYPYYRFLEEGFEAVVASPKKKKLHLVVHDMEDWETYTEKRGYTLQSHASFSEIKPEEFDALFIPGGRAPEYIRLDENISRIVGHFFETNKPIGVVCHGVQVLVAVRPKLDLSGRRMTAYIACKPDVESLGAQYVNEGVVVDGNIVSAFAWPNLPQMLREFMKLLRG; via the coding sequence ATGAAGAAGGTGCTCATAATAACTGGAGATGCAGCAGAGACCCTTGAGGTCTTCTACCCTTACTATAGGTTTCTAGAAGAAGGGTTTGAGGCCGTTGTCGCCTCACCTAAGAAAAAGAAACTACACCTTGTAGTTCACGACATGGAAGACTGGGAAACTTACACTGAAAAGAGGGGTTACACACTTCAGTCCCACGCTTCCTTTTCTGAGATAAAACCAGAGGAATTTGATGCCCTGTTTATACCAGGTGGGAGAGCTCCCGAGTACATAAGGCTGGACGAGAACATAAGCCGTATAGTGGGGCACTTCTTTGAAACCAACAAACCCATAGGTGTTGTGTGCCACGGCGTCCAGGTGTTAGTAGCTGTTAGACCAAAGCTAGACCTGTCTGGTAGGCGTATGACTGCTTACATAGCGTGCAAGCCTGACGTGGAAAGCCTTGGAGCTCAGTATGTGAACGAGGGCGTTGTGGTAGATGGCAACATAGTCTCAGCTTTTGCCTGGCCTAACCTTCCGCAGATGCTAAGGGAGTTCATGAAACTATTAAGGGGGTAA
- a CDS encoding flavodoxin family protein → MGKVLIIYDSRTGNTEKMAHYVAEGARRVEGTEVRIKRVDEATKEDVLWADGIAVGTPTNMGIISWKLKRFFDDVLGELWGEIDGKIGCAFSSSGGWGGGNEIACMSVLTVLMNFGFLVFGVTDYVGKKFTLHYGAVVSGEPRKEEEIEACRRLGERLAQYVAAFFDGKKDLLEHIRHFEGKFVE, encoded by the coding sequence ATGGGAAAGGTTCTCATAATCTACGATTCTCGCACAGGCAACACAGAAAAGATGGCCCATTATGTGGCAGAGGGTGCCAGAAGGGTTGAAGGTACAGAAGTAAGGATAAAGCGTGTAGATGAGGCTACTAAGGAGGATGTTCTATGGGCAGATGGCATAGCAGTGGGTACACCTACCAACATGGGCATAATCTCCTGGAAACTCAAAAGGTTCTTTGACGATGTTCTAGGAGAGCTATGGGGAGAGATAGACGGTAAGATTGGATGTGCCTTCTCTTCCTCAGGTGGATGGGGTGGTGGAAACGAGATAGCCTGTATGTCAGTGCTCACGGTCCTTATGAACTTTGGTTTTCTGGTATTCGGGGTAACAGACTACGTGGGTAAGAAGTTTACACTCCACTATGGAGCCGTAGTCTCTGGAGAGCCAAGGAAGGAAGAGGAAATAGAAGCCTGTAGGAGGTTGGGAGAGAGACTTGCCCAGTATGTGGCCGCCTTCTTTGATGGTAAAAAGGATCTTTTGGAACACATAAGACACTTTGAAGGCAAGTTTGTAGAGTAA
- a CDS encoding winged helix-turn-helix transcriptional regulator: MEKSVCPIEVTLNVIGGKWKFLIVKNLLGGKKRFSELYRSIEGITQRMLTKQLRELERDGIINRIVYPEVPPKVEYELTPIGKELYRVFVSLQEWGELYLKEKGYEPLVPCDTEIKLR, encoded by the coding sequence ATGGAAAAAAGTGTGTGTCCTATAGAGGTCACCCTTAACGTCATAGGTGGCAAGTGGAAGTTCCTCATAGTGAAAAACCTCTTGGGCGGTAAGAAAAGGTTCTCTGAGCTCTACAGGTCCATAGAGGGTATAACGCAGCGTATGTTAACGAAACAACTCAGAGAACTTGAGAGGGATGGGATAATCAACAGGATAGTCTACCCAGAAGTGCCACCGAAGGTTGAGTACGAGCTTACTCCCATAGGCAAGGAGCTCTATAGGGTATTTGTAAGCCTGCAGGAGTGGGGAGAGCTCTACCTGAAGGAGAAGGGCTACGAGCCTTTAGTGCCCTGCGACACAGAAATCAAACTGAGATAA